TGTCTTTTAAATTCATGTAGTTTTTGTTTCGCAATAGCCTTAGCTAAGTGTCGATTTTTCATCATTCCTTTTACATTCAAATCTTCCATTACAATTCGAGATGGCTTGGTTTTCACAATCTCACTTGAAGTTTGGTGTAAATGATTTGTTCTAATATTATTAAGTTTTTTATATAAATTACGAATTGTTTGATTTTGTTTTTGAATGTTTTTCATGTTTTTTAAAGGCTCTTTATAGATTGGTTTTCTATTCTTGTCATAATTTTTTGTGTTGTCTTCAAGTTTACGGCTTAATTTACGCTGTTCTCTTTTTAGCTTTTTCTCTAGGCGTTTAATATTTTTTGTTTTGTTAATGTTTTTCTTAAACTGACTATCAGAGCAAACCGCTAATTCTTTCAATCCAACATCAATACCAAGACTTTTACCAGTTGATTCAAGTGGTTCAAATTCCTGCTTATATCCAATAGATAAAAACCAGTTTCTCCCATCAAAACTAATCTGGGGGTTTAAATATATTTGACCATCTTGCAATTTTGGTAATGGTTGATATGTTTTTACTATGCCAAGTTTTTCACCTCTAAATCCTTCTTTTGTTTTCTTCAAACTTTCATAATTTACATAAAAACTGATTTTGCTTCTTCGTCTGTTTTTGAAACTTGGTTTTTCTGAAATACCTTCAAACCATCTTTTTCGAGCCATATCAGCGTCTTTTACAGCCCGTTTCATTACATTGCTCCCAACTTCACTTAGCCATGTATGTGTGGTCTTTTTTAGGACATTGTTAATATGCTTTCTGACTTCCCTCTCTTTGATAGTTTTTGTATCTCTATTACCTTTAAGATATTCGTTATAATGATTTTGACTTTCTGATAGAAAGTAATTATAAGCCCATCTTGCAACCCCAGCAGACTTCCAAAACAAAACTTCTTGTTCTTTAGTTGGGTTTAGTTTTATCTTTGTCGCCATGATCATTATTTCTCACCTCGTCAATCAAACCTTATTTTCTAAATCATCTTTTTGACTTGGTGTACTAACACGACAGTAACCAATAACCAACTTTTGTACGTTTGATGTTTTACTGAATTGTTTTAATTGTTCAGTAGAATAGTATCTTGTCCCACCAGAGGATACATGGGCTGGTGTAAATTCACCCTTTGCCTCCATTCTTCTTAACGTAACAACATTTACACCAATACGCTTAGCAAATTTACCAATAGACATTAATTCCATGTGTATCACCTCTCTTAATTAATGATATAATATCACTAATTAAGAGATATGTCAGCATTCTTTAGTTTTGTATATATTTTTCTTGTTCACTATAAGTCGCAACCTTATAGCAGTCTTTCTCTTGCGAGTAGACCTCTCATGCTTTCACATGAGCGCAGACTATATCTTCATCTCAATATCTTTGAGATGCGGCATTTTTCTTCCACCATTAGCTTGTGGCTTTACTCTCCCTCAAGGAGATAGTCGTTGAAGGTTTTCCTTATCTACTGACTTAGGGCTTTCCCTGCTAAACATCCATTATCTAAGCACTTAGCGCCCAACGTTTCCTATGTGTCACGATTATCCATTCATAGGTTCTAATTGGATTTTATTTCAGCTTATGCCATCCTTACTGTTTTTTCTGCTTTCGCACCTTTACGTCTACCGTTTCCAGTTCCGCTTTGGTCGTAAGGCTTTAGGAGTTAAAAGCAATTAACACCGAGTCCGCACCGCTCACACGATACGGAGGGTATCCTGTTGAAAATCTATACTTCTATATAGATTTGTATAGTTTTGTTTAAATTTATCGTAACAGTTTTGTTGCCCAAATTCTTTGCACCATTATAATATAACGTTGGAAGGGGCCTGTAAAAGTCTCTTCCTCCATTAAAATCCAAACCCTCCCAATGGATATAGAAGACACTTTTACAGGCCCTTTTTATTTTTATATTCACTTATGATTTAAAAAATTAATCTATAGGTCTTTTCTATTATGCAAACAGAGAAATAGTAAGGGCTATCACGAATCCTACGCCTCCAACCAATGTTTCCATAACAGTCCAAGATTTAAGCGTGGTTTTTTCATCAATATCAAATAAAGACTTGACCAGCCAAAAACCTGAATCATTAAAATGGCTCATAATCGTTGCTCCACCGGCTATCGCTGCAACCATTGCTGCCAAATGAATCTGGGAAAGGTTTGCAATCTCCGGCATAGAAGCCATAACTCCCGCTGCCATGGTCATCGCAACCGTTGCAGAACCTACAGATATTCTAACCAGCGCTGCTACAATGAAAGCCACAACAACAAGAGGCAAGCTGCTTACAGTTACCATGTTACCAATCATTTCTCCAAGACCTGAATCCTGCAGCATCCATCTTAGTACGCCCCCTCCTGCCGTAACAAGTAAAATCATACCTGTAGGTGCAAGGGATTTTGTCATAATCTTTTCTAACTCTTCTTTTGTATAACCGTGCTTGATGCCAAGAATCAGCATAGCCACAAGCGTAGATATAGTTAATGAAATAAATGGTGTTCCTACAAACTTAAAGAATGGTGCTACACCAGAAAGAGCTGGCACTACTCCTGAAACGGTATTTAATAAAATAAGCACAAGCGGAATAAATATAATCCCTACGACTGTCCCAAACTTAGGAAGCTTGGATTCATCATAATCCGGTGTCTCTTCAACACTTTTAGGCACAGGCACATGTATTTTGTTTCCTATATACTTACCAAACATAGGCCCCGCTACAATCATCGCACAGGTCCCAGTTATTAATCCAACAGCAATAACTATTCCTAAATCTACATTCAACATTGTCGCCACCAGCACAGGCCCTGGCGTAGGTGGAATAAAAGCATGGCCTACAGCAAGACCTGCAAGCAGCGGAATACCATAGTAAAGCGTTGATTTTTTCGTGCGTTTTGCAAGGCTAAATGCAAGAGGAATCAAAATAATAATTCCTGCATCAAAGAATACCGGCATAGAAATAACAAGTCCTGTAATACCTAACGCCCATGCTGCTTTATTTTCTCCAAACTTATTAACCATTGTTAGGGCAATACGCTGGGCACCCCCGGATATCTCTAAAATTGCCCCAAACATTGACCCAAGTCCTACCAACAAAGCAATTCCCTGTAGTGTGCTCCCAATACCTTTTTCAATCGTTGCCGTAATCATAGGATACGGCATTCCTACACTTACTCCAATTACCACAGCACTAATAACAATCGCAATCACTGCCTGCATTTTGAAAGCAATAATAAGTATCAATAATACAGCCATGCCCAATAATGCTGCCATAATTAATCTCTCCGGCGATGCTACAAACTCCTGTACCATATTCATTCCCTCTTCCTTTCATGATTATTTAGCTATCTCATCTATGCTCTACTTCATATAACCACCCTTCATTGGTGATACCGCATGTTTTGCAAAGATATTCAATACACCAGAAGTGTATTTTTCTGGTTTAGGCTGCCACTGTTTTTTACGGGCTAATAACACTTGTTCTACTTCCTCAGGCGTTTTTTCCAAACCTTTGATTCCAATAATCCGTAAAATTCTTTTTTTAATATTAATCTCAATTAGATCGTCTTCCTCGACCAATGCAATCGGTCCTCCCTCTGCCGCCTCTGGAGAAATATGACCAATAGCTGGCCCCCTAGAAGCACCTGAAAATCTCCCGTCTGTCAGAAGCGCAATCTGTTTTCCTAACTCTTCATCTGTTGAAATTGCCTCTGTTGTATAAAACATCTCTGGCATACCACTACCCTTTGGTCCTTCATACCTAATAATCACCGCATCCCCCGGACGAATGACTTTTTTAATAACTGCCTCAAGAGCCTCTTCTTCCGAGTCAAAAGGTTTTGCCTTTAAAACAGCCTTATGCATCTCTTTTGGGACTGCACTATGTTTAACAACAGCACCATCTGGAGCAAGATTGCCTTTTAGAATAGCCACTGTTCCGTTTTTTCCGATCGGTTCATCAAAGGGGCGAATCACATCTTCCCGCTTTAAGCCTACTTTTTCAAGGTAAGAGTTGCACTTTTCATAAAATCCGTTTTTCTTTAAATCTTCCAGATTTTCACCAAGGGTTTTTCCTGTTACGGTCATCACATCTAAATGAAGCATACTCTTAATTTCCTCCATAATAGCTGGAACGCCCCCTGCATAATAAAAATACTCCGCTGGCCATTTACCTGCCGGGCGAATATCTAGCAGATAGTGTGCATTTTGATGAAGTTTATCAAACATCTCTGCATCCAACGCTAAACCGAATTCATGGGCAATGGCTGGTATATGGAGTAATGAATTTGTTGAGCCAGAAATAGCTGCATGTACCATGATGGCATTTTCAAAGGATTTCATTGTCACCATGTCCCTTGGTTTTAAACCCATTTCAGCTAATTTAACGGCTTGAGCCCCCGCCCTTTCTGCTATTAGGTTTAAATCCTCACAGGTTGCCGGCATCAGTGAACTTCCTGGCAGCATCAGCCCCAGAGCCTCTGCCATAATCTGCATTGTGGCAGCTGTTCCCATAAATGAACAGGCTCCGCAGGACGGACAGGCGTGATGCTTATAGTAGGTTAGCTCTCCCTCTGTAATTTCACCCCTCTGCTGCATGGCACTGTATGCCCCGATCTGCTCCAATGTCAAAAGGTTAGGGCCAGCTTCCATGACGCCGCCGGTAATCATAACAGTAGGAATATTAATTCTGCCAATAGCCATAAGATGTGCTGGAACGCCTTTATCACAGCTTGCTACAAATACTCCGGCATCAAACG
The sequence above is drawn from the Clostridium formicaceticum genome and encodes:
- the ilvD gene encoding dihydroxy-acid dehydratase, which codes for MHSQKVRKIAPEMDPLKIGMGWTVEDLAKPQIIIESTFGDSHPGSAHLLKFVDTAAKAVYEAGGKAARYFTTDICDGIAQGHDGINYSLVSRDTIANMIEIHAGATPFDAGVFVASCDKGVPAHLMAIGRINIPTVMITGGVMEAGPNLLTLEQIGAYSAMQQRGEITEGELTYYKHHACPSCGACSFMGTAATMQIMAEALGLMLPGSSLMPATCEDLNLIAERAGAQAVKLAEMGLKPRDMVTMKSFENAIMVHAAISGSTNSLLHIPAIAHEFGLALDAEMFDKLHQNAHYLLDIRPAGKWPAEYFYYAGGVPAIMEEIKSMLHLDVMTVTGKTLGENLEDLKKNGFYEKCNSYLEKVGLKREDVIRPFDEPIGKNGTVAILKGNLAPDGAVVKHSAVPKEMHKAVLKAKPFDSEEEALEAVIKKVIRPGDAVIIRYEGPKGSGMPEMFYTTEAISTDEELGKQIALLTDGRFSGASRGPAIGHISPEAAEGGPIALVEEDDLIEINIKKRILRIIGIKGLEKTPEEVEQVLLARKKQWQPKPEKYTSGVLNIFAKHAVSPMKGGYMK
- a CDS encoding GntP family permease, with product MNMVQEFVASPERLIMAALLGMAVLLILIIAFKMQAVIAIVISAVVIGVSVGMPYPMITATIEKGIGSTLQGIALLVGLGSMFGAILEISGGAQRIALTMVNKFGENKAAWALGITGLVISMPVFFDAGIIILIPLAFSLAKRTKKSTLYYGIPLLAGLAVGHAFIPPTPGPVLVATMLNVDLGIVIAVGLITGTCAMIVAGPMFGKYIGNKIHVPVPKSVEETPDYDESKLPKFGTVVGIIFIPLVLILLNTVSGVVPALSGVAPFFKFVGTPFISLTISTLVAMLILGIKHGYTKEELEKIMTKSLAPTGMILLVTAGGGVLRWMLQDSGLGEMIGNMVTVSSLPLVVVAFIVAALVRISVGSATVAMTMAAGVMASMPEIANLSQIHLAAMVAAIAGGATIMSHFNDSGFWLVKSLFDIDEKTTLKSWTVMETLVGGVGFVIALTISLFA